From Haemophilus parainfluenzae:
GGTTCAGAAACGATACCACTTTCGAATTTTTTCACTTTACGAACACGATCCGCTTGGCGTTCGATCGTCATATTTTTGTGAATAAAGCCGATGCCGCCTTCTTGTGCTAAAGAGATCGCTAATTTGGTTTCTGTGACAGTATCCATCGCTGCAGAAAGCATCGGAATATTTAAGCGAATTTCTTTGGTGAGTTGAGTTGAGAGGTTGGCTGTGTTCGGAAGAACAGTTGAATGAGCTGGGACGAGTAGAACGTCGTCAAAAGTCAGAGCTTCTTGTTTGATTCTAAGCATGGCAATATCTCACTGTTAAGAATTGTGTTAAAAAATATTGCGGCGGGATTATACAGATTTTTCATGTGGTTGAAAATGAATTTTTTCGCTTTTATGGTAAGATTTGCCAAGATTTTTATGAGAAGGAATGAATATGCCATCGTTATTGGATTGTTTGTCTGATTGCCACCCTAAAGTGCGGTCAGATTTGATGTCGTTTTTAAATATTACGTCAAATGAATTGGCGCAAGAAATAGCATTATTGAGAGAATCGGGATTGAATATTCAAGAAGAAAATGATGTTTATCAGTTAGTGCCAGAAATGCCTTTGTTAAATCCGCAAACAATTTCGACCGCACTTTTCCCTTATTCTGTGCATTATCATCGAACCATTTCTTCAACAAATGAATTTATAACGAATCAAATTAACCAATTAAAAAAAGGTGATTTGTGTCTGGCAGAATATCAAACCGCAGGGCGGGGACGTCGTGGTCGTCAATGGCTTTCACCGTTTGCAGGGCAGTTAATTTTCAGTTTTTATTGGACTATCGATCCTAAAAAAGCATTGGATGGATTAAGTTTAGTAATCGGTTTAGCGATTGCAGAAGCGTTAAATGCGAAAGTGAAATGGCCAAATGATATTTTGCTTTCAGGGCGGAAGCTTGGTGGCATTTTAGTGGAAATCATTAATCATAAGAATGGGTTGCTTAATTTAGTGGTTGGTATTGGGATCAATGTAAAATTACCACAATCAACCGAAATTAGTCAGCCGTATGCGCAGCTAACCGAACAGGATCCAAATATAGATCGTGAAACGATCCTTATTAAAGTGATTCAACGTATTTATTCTCGATTAGCTCAATTTGAAGAAAAGGGCATTGATGAGGAATTTATGCAACAATGGATAAACCATAATGAATTTTTTGGTGATAAAGTGAATGTCTTTACTGAACAAGGTGCGATTTCAGGTATAGAGCAGGGAATTGATAAGCGCGGTTATTTGAAACTCATAACCGATGAAGGCGAGCGGTATTTTAATGCCGGAGAGGTTTCTTTAAGAAGAAGGTAAATAAAAAGTGCGGTTAAAATTAACCACACTTTTTATATGTATGCTAAACCACTTTTTGAATAAGCGCTGAAATGTCATCTGCAAATTTTTCATCTCTTGCCATTTTCTCAATTTCCTCAGCAGAATATTTTTCACCGTTATACACGACAACAATGCTGAGATCATTGGGTTGTAAGAAATGCGTTTCGCCGAACTCGGTATAACGGGTGGCGCCAATACTAATAATCGCTTGTTCAGGATAGTTTGCTTGCTCTAACAAAGAAGCAATATGATTCATCGGTCCCTCATCGGGTTGATTATTCATTCTATCCACGATCCAATCTAATAATTGTTGGTGGAAATAGCTATAACCAATAGCAGGGCTGTCAATACCATACGTATTGAGCTCGCCATTGCGTTTATGGAAGCAAGCGATACGATATTGATCAATTTCACTTCCCTTAACAAAGAAAGAAAGTGGAATCAGTTTTGATGAAATACCTTTACTTGCCGATCCCCAGTTTTTCTTTTCACAGATTTTTTTCGCATTAGGGCGACGAATAGAGCAGTCATTATAGGCTGCAAAATAGTGCGGAATAATATGCTCAACTTGCTTTCCTTTATAGGTAAGATCACAAATAAGCGTAATTTCAGGTTCAATTTGAAGATTATCCGCGCCTTGTGGAAAATTAATTTGATTGTGACTTAAAGGAAAGGTAGAAAGAAAGCCCGCTTTTTCGCTTGGCACATAAAACGGGAAAATCGCTTTGGGTTGAATGGCATTTTCTGTTTTTACTTGAGTGAAATCAGCCGCCTCGCCGGCTTGTTCCAAATGTCCTGCGAAATTGCCTGCCACACCTAAACCAATCATTTGTTCAAAATTCATGAAGACCTCATTAGATTGCTTACTCTTTTTGGGGTAATTTACCTTGAATGTTGAACAAATACAAATCACTTTGATGATTAAATCATCATGTGATAAAAAAATTGAATTTTTTTGTAAAAAGCACTTGCAAAGAATTCTGAAATATCTATAATACGCCCCACACAACGACGCACTGTTGTGAAACGTAATAAAACCAGTGCGTCGTTCTTTTTTTGCTCTTTAACAATATATCAGACAATCTGTGTGGGCACTTGTTGATTGACTTGTTTTAAAAATATTTTTTAATTTTGAAGTCTTAATAGGTGCTAACTAGAAATTCATTATACTTTATTAAGTAGTGACATTTTATGTCAGCAGTATTGAGCGATTGAACTTGAATTGAAGAGTTTGATCATGGCTCAGATTGAACGCTGGCGGCAGGCTTAACACATGCAAGTCGAACGGTAACATAGAGAAGCTTGCTTCTTTGATGACGAGTGGCGGACGGGTGAGTAATGCTTGGGAATCTGGCTTATGGAGGGGGATAACTACGGGAAACTGTAGCTAATACCGCGTAATATCGAAAGATTAAAGTGTGGGACCTTCGGGCCACATGCCATAGGATGAGCCCAAGTGGGATTAGGTAGTTGGTGAGGTAAAGGCTCACCAAGCCGACGATCTCTAGCTGGTCTGAGAGGATGACCAGCCACACTGGGACTGAGACACGGCCCAGACTCCTACGGGAGGCAGCAGTGGGGAATATTGCGCAATGGGGGCAACCCTGACGCAGCCATGCCGCGTGAATGAAGAAGGCCTTCGGGTTGTAAAGTTCTTTCGGTAGCGAGGAAGGTGGTTAGTTTAATAGGCTAGCCAATTGACGTTAACTACAGAAGAAGCACCGGCTAACTCCGTGCCAGCAGCCGCGGTAATACGGAGGGTGCGAGCGTTAATCGGAATAACTGGGCGTAAAGGGCACGCAGGCGGACTTTTAAGTGAGGTGTGAAAGCCCCGGGCTTAACCTGGGAATTGCATTTCAGACTGGGAGTCTAGAGTACTTTAGGGAGGGGTAGAATTCCACGTGTAGCGGTGAAATGCGTAGAGATGTGGAGGAATACCGAAGGCGAAGGCAGCCCCTTGGGAATGTACTGACGCTCATGTGCGAAAGCGTGGGGAGCAAACAGGATTAGATACCCTGGTAGTCCACGCTGTAAACGATGTCGATTTGGGGGTTGAACTTTGAGTTTGGCGCCCGTAGCTAACGTGATAAATCGACCGCCTGGGGAGTACGGCCGCAAGGTTAAAACTCAAATGAATTGACGGGGGCCCGCACAAGCGGTGGAGCATGTGGTTTAATTCGATGCAACGCGAAGAACCTTACCTACTCTTGACATCCAGAGAACATTCCAGAGATGGAATGGTGCCTTCGGGAACTCTGAGACAGGTGCTGCATGGCTGTCGTCAGCTCGTGTTGTGAAATGTTGGGTTAAGTCCCGCAACGAGCGCAACCCTTATCCTTTGTTGCCAGCGATTCGGTCGGGAACTCAAAGGAGACTGCCGGTGATAAACCGGAGGAAGGTGGGGATGACGTCAAGTCATCATGGCCCTTACGAGTAGGGCTACACACGTGCTACAATGGCGTATACAGAGGGAAGCGAGAGTGCGAGCTGGAGCGAATCTCACAAAGTACGTCTAAGTCCGGATTGGAGTCTGCAACTCGACTCCATGAAGTCGGAATCGCTAGTAATCGCAAATCAGAATGTTGCGGTGAATACGTTCCCGGGCCTTGTACACACCGCCCGTCACACCATGGGAGTGGGTTGTACCAGAAGTAGATAGCTTAACCTTTTGGAGGGCGTTTACCACGGTATGATTCATGACTGGGGTGAAGTCGTAACAAGGTAACCGTAGGGGAACCTGCGGTTGGATCACCTCCTTACCAAAGACGAGAGACAATAAGTGTCCACACAGATTGATTGATATATTGTAGAAAATGAATGAAGAGAGAAAAGTGCGTAAGCAAAATGTAAGATAGAGTATCTTTATTTGTTGTCCCCATCGTCTAGAGGCCTAGGACATCGCCCTTTCACGGCGGTAACCGGGGTTCGAATCCCCGTGGGGACGCCAAATAAAGATAACTTTATTATCTTCTGTTCTTTAACAACCAGGAAACAAGCTGAAAAACTGAAGAGACTTTCAAGTCCTTTTAAAGGATAAGAAAAAGTCTGAGTAAGAATAAAATCTTGATTGAACAAAAGCAATCAAGTGTTTAGTTGAAAACACAACATCAAGAATTTTTGAGGTTGTATAGTTAAGTGACTAAGCGTACAAGGTGGATGCCTTGGCAATCAGAGGCGAAGAAGGACGTGCTAATCTGCGAAAAGCTTGGATGAGTCGATAAGAGGCGTTTAATCCAAGATGTCCGAATGGGGAAACCCAGTAGATGAAGAATCTACTATCACTGACTGAATACATAGGTAAGTGAGGCAAACCGGGAGAACTGAAACATCTAAGTACCCCGAGGAAAAGAAATCAATCGAGATTTCGTTAGTAGCGGCGAGCGAACGCGAAGGAGCCTGTTAGTGATAATGACAGAGACAGAGGAACAAGCTGGGAAGCTTAGCGACACAGGGTGATAGCCCCGTACTCGAAGTCCAGGTCATGGTACTAAGCTAACGACAAGTAGGGCGGGACACGTGATATCCTGTTTGAAGATGGGGGGACCATCCTCCAAGGCTAAATACTCCTGATTGACCGATAGTGAACCAGTACTGTGAAGGAAAGGCGAAAAGAACCCCGGTGAGGGGAGTGAAATAGAACCTGAAACCTTGTACGTACAAGCAGTGGGAGCCCTTTAAGGGTGACTGCGTACCTTTTGTATAATGGGTCAGCGACTTATATTTTGTAGCGAGGTTAACCGAATAGGGGAGCCGAAGGGAAACCGAGTCTTAACTGGGCGTCTAGTTGCAAGGTATAGACCCGAAACCCGGTGATCTAGCCATGGGCAGGTTGAAGGTTGGGTAACACTAACTGGAGGACCGAACCGACTAATGTTGAAAAATTAGCGGATGACTTGTGGCTGGGGGTGAAAGGCCAATCAAACCGGGAGATAGCTGGTTCTCCCCGAAATCTATTTAGGTAGAGCCTTGAGCGGACACCTTCGGGGGTAGAGCACTGTTTCGGCTAGGGGTCCATCCCGGATTACCAACCCGATGCAAACTACGAATACCGAAGAGTGATACTCAGGAGACACACGGCGGGTGCTAACGTCCGTCGTGGAGAGGGAAACAACCCAGACCGCCAGCTAAGGTCCCAAAGTCTATATTAAGTGGGAAACGAAGTGGGAAGGCTTAGACAGCTAGGATGTTGGCTTAGAAGCAGCCATCATTTAAAGAAAGCGTAATAGCTCACTAGTCGAGTCGGCCTGCGCGGAAGATGTAACGGGGCTCAAATATAGCACCGAAGCTGCGGCATCAGTAGCAATACTGTTGGGTAGGGGAGCGTTGTGTAAGCGGATGAAGGTGTGTTGAGAAGCATGCTGGACGTATCACAAGTGCGAATGCTGACATAAGTAACGATAAAACGGGTGAAAAACCCGTTCGCCGGAAGACCAAGGGTTCCTGTCCAACGTTAATCGG
This genomic window contains:
- the birA gene encoding bifunctional biotin--[acetyl-CoA-carboxylase] ligase/biotin operon repressor BirA; its protein translation is MNMPSLLDCLSDCHPKVRSDLMSFLNITSNELAQEIALLRESGLNIQEENDVYQLVPEMPLLNPQTISTALFPYSVHYHRTISSTNEFITNQINQLKKGDLCLAEYQTAGRGRRGRQWLSPFAGQLIFSFYWTIDPKKALDGLSLVIGLAIAEALNAKVKWPNDILLSGRKLGGILVEIINHKNGLLNLVVGIGINVKLPQSTEISQPYAQLTEQDPNIDRETILIKVIQRIYSRLAQFEEKGIDEEFMQQWINHNEFFGDKVNVFTEQGAISGIEQGIDKRGYLKLITDEGERYFNAGEVSLRRR
- a CDS encoding DUF5718 family protein, translated to MNFEQMIGLGVAGNFAGHLEQAGEAADFTQVKTENAIQPKAIFPFYVPSEKAGFLSTFPLSHNQINFPQGADNLQIEPEITLICDLTYKGKQVEHIIPHYFAAYNDCSIRRPNAKKICEKKNWGSASKGISSKLIPLSFFVKGSEIDQYRIACFHKRNGELNTYGIDSPAIGYSYFHQQLLDWIVDRMNNQPDEGPMNHIASLLEQANYPEQAIISIGATRYTEFGETHFLQPNDLSIVVVYNGEKYSAEEIEKMARDEKFADDISALIQKVV